Proteins encoded together in one Panthera uncia isolate 11264 chromosome A2, Puncia_PCG_1.0, whole genome shotgun sequence window:
- the LOC125930400 gene encoding ral guanine nucleotide dissociation stimulator-like produces the protein MGLMALCLLFCTLVAKEHAPGAPPDQEQGPYHLDNILEMRPLTSSPIQPFTNDPFSYSGHPGLRLATSHWGLGIWSAFWTPTLLLAIVLCLILCPSCVLLQGTKVTPGNENENCVGWTIHAGLLKQRVEHLVPTFLGRDPTYVSTFLGTYPTFTTTQQVLEVLFMRYGCLHSEAEEDGGPREQEKMAISSILGTWLDYYPEYFFQPPDFISLKALQEYVGVHMPGSELQRRARLLYSWRRKSLAAALEPHPHVPRERDPAIPVVPTAASQPRLPEATSSPGAQHV, from the exons ATGGGGCTCATGGCATTATGTCTGCTGTTCTGCACTTTGGTTGCCAAGGAACACGCCCCTGGGGCCCCTCCAGATCAGGAGCAAGGGCCTTACCACCTAGACAACATTCTGGAAATGAGACCACTCACCTCCTCACCCATTCAGCCCTTCACAAAT GATCCTTTTTCCTACTCTGGGCACCCAGGTCTCAGGCTTGCCACAAGTCACTGGGGTCTGGGGATTTGGTCTGCATTCTGGACTCCAACCCTTCTGTTGGCCATAGTGCTGTGTCTGATTCTATGTCCTTCCTGTGTTCTACTTCAGGGTACAAAGGTCACACCCGGGAATGAGAATGAGAACTGTGTGGGGTGGACCATCCATGCAGGCCTGCTGAAGCAGCGAGTGGAGCACCTCGTGCCCACCTTCTTGGGGAGAGACCCCACGTATGTCTCCACCTTCTTGGGCACGTACCCAACTTTTACTACCACCCAGCAGGTCCTGGAAGTGTTGTTTATGAG ATACGGATGCTTGCATTCAGAGGCTGAGGAGGATGGCGGACCCCGGGAGCAGGAGAAAAT GGCCATCTCCTCCatcctgggcacctggctggactACTACCCTGAGTACTTTTTCCAGCCCCCAGATTTCATCAGCCTGAAGGCACTGCAGGAATATGTAGGGGTCCACAtgccgggctctgagctgcagcgCCGCGCCCGCCTTCTCTACTCATGGCGGAGAAAGT CTTTGGCAGCAGCTCTAGAGCCACATCCACACGTCCCTCGGGAGCGAGACCCCGCTATCCCTGTGGTGCCCACTGCAGCCTCGCAGCCCAGGCTGCCTGAAGCCACCAGTTCTCCTGGAGCTCAGCACGTATGA